One Ranitomeya variabilis isolate aRanVar5 chromosome 4, aRanVar5.hap1, whole genome shotgun sequence genomic window, catttcccacattctgaacatgaatatggcttcgaccctgtgtgaattctctggtgtctaGCAAGTTCTGATTTAATACGGAAATattgcccacattctgaacatgaaaatggtttctgccctgtgtgaattctctgatgtacaacCAGTCTTGATTTCCtgataaaacatttctcacattctgaacaagcaaatggtttctcccctgtgtgaattatctgatgaTTCATTAAATTTGATTTTTGTGTAAAACttttcccgcattctgaacaagaaaatggcttttcccctgtgtgaattctccgaTGTATTGAAAGTGCGGATGTATCACAATAtcgtttgccacattctgaacatgaaaatggcttctcccctgtgtgagttttcagaTGTGCAACAAGACTAGTTTTcagattaaaacattttccacattctgaacatgaaaatggcttctcccctgtgtgtattaGCAGATGTCTATCAAGAAGTGATTTCTttgtaaaacctttcccacattctgaacatggaaatggtTTCTGCCCTGTGTGTACCATCTGATGTTCTACAAGACATGATCTgtatgtaaaacattttccacattctgaacatgaaaatggcttctcccctgtgtgtaatAGCAGATGTCTATCAAGAAGTGATTTGTTTGTAAAacctttaccacattctgaacatgaaaatggcttctcccctgtgtgtattaGCAGATGTCTATCAAGAAGTGATTTAATTGTAAAacctttaccacattctgaacatgaaaatggcttctcccctgtgtgtattaGCAGATGTCTATCAAGAACTGATTTCTttgtaaaacctttcccacattctgaacatggaaatggtTTCTGCGCTGTGTGTACCATCTGATGTTCTACAAGATATGATCTGtatataaaacattttccacattctgaacatgaaagtggcttctcccctgtgtgtattaGCAGATGTCTATCGCGATGTGATTTCCttgtaaaacctttcccacattctgaacatgaaaatggtttcttccCTTTGTAAGCTGTTTCATGATGAAGAGCCCTTTTGTTActtttcttttgcatatttgtcattGATAAAGCAGAAACATGGAGCTGTTGAAAAAAATCAGGTGACAGATTTTTTCTGATAACATCTTGAGGTGTATCTGGTATAATGACATGTTCTTCATAAGTATCAGGAGTCATATGAAAATTATCTGCTGACAAATCAGAGAATATCAGACGTCCTTCAGTGCTCCTAGTAAAGTCACCTGCcaagaataaaaattattttaagctTTTTTTAGAAACATGGCATCGGAATTATAATATTATTTATACTATTATATTCTTTATAACATGTCTGTGCAAACTGGACAATAGATCACAAAGCGGGACTGAGATCACAGTGTTAGGCCACCAGGTTATGTCCTTACAAATGTTCACTACTCTATTAGAGCCACTTTTCATGTCATGATTCCCTGTGTCTGTCATGAATCTGTTCCAGTTACACATTCAGAAGATACTCGTAAAAGAGATCTGTAATCAGTTTTATTAAGAGATTCCTTCTCATACATTCCCTGACAGGTACAAGCACATTGGAGGAAATTGATCGTGTACACAAGTCATGGCTTTACAGAAAAAAAGTAAGGTTTTGTATATCTTATTATTAATGTAAGTAAACAGTGGATACAAGAAAGGAGATCAAGTCCTTCATACTCATACTAGTTATGTAAGCCAACAGAAACATTGGCTGAATTTAGAAGCACTGGGGGATCTGAAAATTTCCTATTTGCAGCAGTGTCCTCTGCAAACATAGTAGTTGTCTGTCCCTCGTTTTTGTGTAAATCAGTTAGCCTTATACTGGTGACTGAAAGTTTGCGAAAATTTTTTATATTTCTGCATAAAATTGACCTTAAACTACATCTGATTTTCGCACTAGAAGTAGATAAAGAGAGATGTCGATTTATACCATCTAACAGGTCAGTTATGTAACATTATGAAGGTCAGTCCTCCTCTAGACCCATGGCTGATCACCTCTGGCATTTACCTGTGTACCTGGAGCACCAGTCTGAACAGATAAGCAATCAATTGTGACTTTGCATATCTTTACAACTAATGTACTCTTTCTGATGTGTCTGGTACTTACCTATTGGTTTTGTTTATTAGTATGATTGATTACTTGTTCAAATACAGTTACTGTAGACGCTGGTACACTAGGACATATTTTTAGGTAATACTTATAGCAATTGTTTGGGTACCCTGGTTAATTAGTTATACCACTTTTTAATTGATGATGCGTTGTATTGTAGGACTAATAATTGCCTCTCATTATTTGTCtgacagattcttgtggtcagattATGAGGACATTCAATACACATAGTAGGTATAATTAACCATACTACTGTAAGCGACAGAAGGATATAGGGCTAGCTCTTATATGTTATACTAAGCCACCTTTTGGTGCTATTAGCCCTAGGTAATTAtctgtgttacagaaccccccagcaccaagaatatgttttgcagtatatgtatctatatatataattgtctaagggtttttccgtctgtctgtctttctgtctgtcctggaaatcccgcgtctctgattggtcgaagccgccaggcctcgaccaatcagcgacgggcacagcatggcaacgatgatgtcataaaggttgcctcgaccaatcagcgacgggcacagtctgccgcgaattcgtctcgaccaatcagcgacaggcacagtatcgacgtagatgtcataatggttgccatggcgacgatgatgtcataaaggttgcctcgaccaatcagcaacgggcacagtctgccgcgaattctggaatcatcattgtccatatactacggggacatgcatattctataatacccgatgcattagaatcgggccacaatctagtatataatagtttccatgtgaaatgcatcagtccacaggctgcgcccctggacaaGATATTTTCCTTCTGACCTTCCCCACcttcacctttgtaattcccacagtaaatattggcaggctccggccccctgtagctattgtaatgtatgtctggcctgtatttctattggcctgccctgtgtatctgtgttatatattctgtgggctgtgaataaagtgtgttcttagactggaaatacatggagaagcagtcagcttttatatgctctcatgtactcAAGAAATTCCTGCCAGCGtctttcattcagactccagccaaagcagagtggacctcttgACCCACGGGGTGGTACAGAAAGAGGTACTACAGGACAGTAAACCCCGTTACAatctgtatatagctgtatagTTTTGCACATTGCATTTTCACCTTTGTTGTGGATTTCTTAATTTATCTTTTAAATTAAACTTAAtaaaatggtttttttttgttaGCCTTTCAGTGTAGACCTTCAATAAATCTATTCATACAAGACGGTTTTACCTTACACTAATGCTAATATCTTAACCGTTTCCCGACCTATGGTGTAATAGGTATGTACAGGAGATGCGTGTTCAATTAACATCATAGCTGACACCTGGctttcattaataaaaaaacagagCAAGGGGGTGCTCCTAGGATTACACTTGATGGTCAAGAGGAACGTACAATCAATCGGAGAtccactacctcttgaagttcgtcaagagaatgctaagagtgtgcaaagcagtcatcaaagcaaaaggtggctacttttgaagaacctagaatataagacatattt contains:
- the LOC143767294 gene encoding uncharacterized protein LOC143767294; the protein is MTPDTYEEHVIIPDTPQDVIRKNLSPDFFQQLHVSALSMTNMQKKSNKRALHHETAYKGKKPFSCSECGKGFTRKSHRDRHLLIHTGEKPLSCSECGKCFIYRSYLVEHQMVHTAQKPFPCSECGKGFTKKSVLDRHLLIHTGEKPFSCSECGKGFTIKSLLDRHLLIHTGEKPFSCSECGKGFTNKSLLDRHLLLHTGEKPFSCSECGKCFTYRSCLVEHQMVHTGQKPFPCSECGKGFTKKSLLDRHLLIHTGEKPFSCSECGKCFNLKTSLVAHLKTHTGEKPFSCSECGKRYCDTSALSIHRRIHTGEKPFSCSECGKSFTQKSNLMNHQIIHTGEKPFACSECEKCFIRKSRLVVHQRIHTGQKPFSCSECGQYFRIKSELARHQRIHTGSKPYSCSECGKCFTTKSGLVKHQKIHTGEKPFSCSECGKCFNRKANLVTHLKTHTGK